Proteins found in one Diorhabda carinulata isolate Delta chromosome 11, icDioCari1.1, whole genome shotgun sequence genomic segment:
- the LOC130899648 gene encoding uncharacterized protein LOC130899648 isoform X4 — protein MRNRFLHNNLKMKVWNKTNRRKVDISANNLKITVPNFRTSKTNNQAENLELQDEHLDFEPDDDLTGNDSEEEQNHFSNSYNNESFTESNSITEEFETFSTVSQKENSVHYPTNRNNDHISITTKTSTFEYSHRGDLLQYHTYPNRSEDSRKKEYLQVIPPLISEQVMIDSSSDSDTSSDSFEHDDMGEDTDEGNEYWESNENGAKENCEEQIDNKDILNHDDEYSETSVTYEEEDVAQKPFFCDKSLCTSGFNIIIKTNINSKKLVLQRDSWKKMRRHYKAIDKRWKLRPNPYHHVRLFLEDIGYVPLLYRLKDSINFNSSETMNVDSSSSMSSCDTFISKQSQKKKICEQIGKCESQISSFKVPLPPTKRPPTRPKRSDSVSSNETILSHIDDRSVQECREDDVISISASSISYLELEEEVKEEQFSDYQSLINDNESVTTSFSGGYWLSSKLQNTSPPSLVSLNFIPPQNSPSNSKALAMSSQSIPSLFTNIIKCPLLESETNIRKNSAVPPVGPNRINFMEVPRFFSGICYHHYFNGRCVKVNCTLPHFIKDSLFFNKCKDLESSEEVRSLFNYVTNFDRLFEDIYAVFLKAFGHFKMRIDLINCIHLFLKKENIAFKNAMETIIESLQNTGLTFLQTVENILFNIEFLQCPILTNTLLDILTTRSNIRDNWEVIKRICKGTQFIAPEFFERILCKLLIIEVPNNRDLSMDIYNTVVKKEITNLTLVEPRLLRAIKTTVELEEKSIDNFIDENLSIEREKYERSQHNDCETSPFDYDQNSLSDADDRLNYVAPSYSSRKSNCEKSNSPVSICTRRSSSDLDSVGNNSDVYSLQGVKNYQYVPQAVTKCRDSSKVKTSQRYSPVENSVITHSTADITALATSDYYGYPDQPIIGKFKFNEGFIFDQSLHHLLPSSCHQVSMSESHIIELNKFILNGNGSGFLRILDLYKSPTTIQHFVTMCVADIKSCKHPCNQFLDLLENIGCIEPNFRTNNLLKGIFEVIAFNMLLVFERKCQYEDARRFVEVFNDWDSLISSKQFGLRKLTPMGRYILLAKLLTKSKAFYYAYEILQSPDLNLLDSPKNWPLFRIDNIDLESRNAVLVDFFKEAYKSNIEVVCDMFRKIFQFKNIYQFDAYSYFNPMLEHLINHEKSLLLKYFYSNIDIFYNKMERNIFRAFTIFMEGNLTLEHRLRLYEYGCKKGIYVQFTGREQTIVLRTNMPNNEIKLILQYYFKAMSRLAYYEVNHDLNIEIRLPDGIVDSPKILHRCIRSINELNMSVKEIVHDYFLLQVISPDKQINTMLQVPKDELRKIIRTI, from the exons ATGCGAAACAGATTTCTACataataacctcaaaatgaaGGTTTGGAATAAAACTAACAGAAGAAAAGTGGACATTTCagcaaataatttaaaaattactgtTCCCAATTTTAGGACATCCAAAACGAACAATCAAGCTGAAAATTTAG AATTACAAGACGAACATCTGGATTTTGAACCTGATGATGATCTCACAGGCAATGATTCTGAAGAAGaacaaaaccatttttcaaacaGTTATAATAATGAAAGCTTTACTGAAAGCAATTCAATtacagaagaatttgaaacCTTTTCAACAGTTTCTCAAAAAGA AAATTCAGTACACTACCCtacaaatagaaataatgaCCATATTAGCATTACTACTAAAACATCAACATTTGAATACTCACATCGAGG GGATCTGCTTCAGTACCATACCTATCCCAATAGATCAGAAGATAgtagaaaaaaagaatatttgcAGGTGATTCCACCACTAATCTCTGAACAAGTTATGATAGACAGTTCAAGTGATAGTGACACCAGCAGTGATAGTTTTGAACATGATGATATGGGTGAAG ATACTGATGAAGGAAATGAATATTGGGAATCGAATGAAAATGGAGCAAAAGAAAATTGTGAAGAACAAATTGACAATAAAGATATCTTGAACCATGATGATGAATATTCTGAAACATCAGTAACCTATGAAGAAGAGGATGTAGCTCAGAAaccatttttttgtgataaaagtTTATGTACATCTGgctttaatataataataaaaactaatataaattCCAAAAAGCTAGTTTTACAAAGAGATTCTTGGAAAAAGATGAGAAGACACTATAAAGCTATTGATAAAAGGTGGAAACTTCGACCCAATCCTTATCATCACGTTAGATTGTTTTTAGAAGATATTGGATACGTTCCATTATTGTATAGACTCAAGGACAGTATTAATTTCAATAGCAGTGAAACGATGAATGTAGATTCATCTTCATCTATGTCTAGTTGTgatacttttatttcaaaacagtCTCAGAAAAAGAAGATATGTGAACAAATTGGAAAATGTGAATCACA GATATCCTCATTTAAAGTACCATTGCCTCCTACAAAGAGGCCTCCTACGAGACCTAAGAGGTCAGATAGTGTTTCCTCTAATGAAACCATATTGAGTCATATAGATGATAGATCAGTACAAGAATGTAGAGAAGATGATGTTATATCAATTTCAGC ttctTCTATCAGCTACTTGGAACTAGAGGAGGAAGTCAAAGAAGAACAATTTTCCGACTATCAAAGCCTTATCAACGACAATGAGTCGGTTACCACCAGTTTCTCTGGAGGATATTGGTTATCTTCTAAGTTACAAAATACTTCACCTCCTTCGCTTGTTTCCTTAAATTTTATACCTCCCCAAAACTCACCCTCAAATTCCAAAGCTTTAGCCATGTCTTCACAATCCATTCCTTCCTTAttcacaaatataattaaatgcCCGCTTTTAGAATCTGAAACTAATATTAGGAAAAATTCAGCTGTTCCACCAG TGGGACCGAATCGTATAAATTTTATGGAAGTTCCTAGATTTTTTTCTGGAATATGTTACCATCATTATTTTAATGGACGATGCGTTAAAGTTAACTGTACATTACCACATTTTATAAAGgacagtttatttttcaataaatgtaagGATCTTGAATCATCAGAAGAAGTGCGAAGTTTATTCAATTACGTTACTAATTTTG ATAGgctttttgaagatatttatgcagtatttttaaaagcttttgGACATTTCAAAATGAGAATCGATCTTATTAATTGCATCCAtctttttttaaagaaagaaaatatagcATTCAAGAACGCTATGGAAACTATAATTGAATCGTTACAAAATACTGGATTAACTTTTTTACAGACcgttgaaaacattttattcaatattgaatttttacaatGTCCCATTCTGA CCAACACGCTACTGGACATTTTAACCACTAGGTCTAATATAAGAGATAACTGGGAAGTAATAAAACGAATTTGCAAAGGAACTCAATTCATTGCCCCCGAATTTTTCGAAAGAATACTCTGTAAACTACTGATAATAGAAGTTCCAAACAACCGAGACTTATCAATGGACATATACAACACAGtcgttaaaaaagaaataactaaTTTAACATTAGTAGAACCTCGTTTACTGAGAGCTATAAAAACGACAGTGGAATTAGAGGAGAAATCAATAGACAATTTCATCGATGAGAATTTGTCCatagaaagagaaaaatatgaaagatcTCAACACAATGATTGTGAAACTTCTCCTTTCGATTATGATCAAAACAGTTTATCTGATGCTGATGACAGGCTCAATTATGTCGCTCCCAGTTATTCGTCAAGAAAATCTAATTGTGAAAAAAGTAATTCCCCTGTTTCTATCTGTACAAGAAGATCGAGCAGTGATTTGGATAGTGTTGGTAATAATTCAGATGTATATTCACTCCAAGgtgtaaaaaattatcaatatgtaCCCCAAGCTGTTACTAAATGTCGTGA CTCTTCAAAGGTTAAAACTTCTCAACGTTATTCTCCTGTGGAGAACAGTGTGATAACACACAGTACTGCTGATATTACTGCTTTAGCGACTTCAGATTATTATGGATACCCAGATCAaccaattattggaaaattcaaatttaacgaaggatttatttttgatcagtCATTACATCATCTTTTACCATCAAGTTGTCACCAA GTAAGCATGAGTGAAAGCcatattattgaattgaataaattcattttgaatggTAATGGAAGTGGATTTTTAAGGATATTAGATTTATATAAAAGTCCTACTACTATACAGCATTTTGTTACTATGTGTGTAGCCGACATAAAGTCCTGTAAGCATCCATGTAACCAATTTTTAGACCTATTGGAAAATATAG GATGTATAGAGCCAAATTTTAGGacaaacaatttgttaaaaGGGATATTTGAAGTAATCGCTTTCAATATGTTGTTAGTTTTTGAAAGGAAATGTCAATATGAGGATGCAAGGAGATTTGTTGAAGTCTTCAATGATTGGGACAGTTTGATATCTTCGAAG CAATTTGGATTGAGAAAGTTAACTCCTATGGGACGCTATATATTACTTGCCAAACTACTCACAAAATCCAAGGCGTTTTACTATGCTTATGAAATTTTGCAGTCACCTG ATCTGAATTTGTTAGATTCTCCTAAAAATTGGCCACTTTTCAGAATTGATAACATAGATTTAGAATCACGAAACGCGGTGCTTGTTGACTTTTTTAAAGAAGCTTATAAATCCAATATTGAAGTAGTATGTGATATGTTCAGAAAAATTTTccagtttaaaaatatataccaATTTG atGCTTACAGTTATTTCAATCCGATGCTGGAACATCTCATAAATCATGAAAAAAGTCTGTTGCTTAAATATTTCTACTctaatatagatattttttacaataaaatggaaagaaatatatttcgagcgtttacaatttttatggaGGGTAATCTTACTTTAGAACATAGGTTAAGATTATATGAATATGGTTGTAAGAAAGGAATATATGTACAATTTACG gGTAGAGAACAGACAATAGTACTGAGGACAAATATGCctaacaatgaaataaaattgatactCCAATATTATTTCAAGGCTATGTCTCGTCTTGCATATTATGAGGTTAATCATGATCTCAATATAGAAATCAGGCTACCGGATGGTATCGTGGATTCACCTAAAATATTGCACAGGTGTATTAGGAGTATTAATGAATTGAATATGTCTGTTAAAGAAATTGTGCACGATTATTTTCTATTGCAAGTTATCAGTcctgataaacaaataaatacaatgCTACAAGTACCTAAAGACGAacttagaaaaataataagaacaatttag